The Pelistega ratti genome window below encodes:
- a CDS encoding ABC transporter substrate-binding protein produces MKKTSTILVASLLMVFAGTAHAANTLVYCSEGSPAGFDSAQYTAGTDFDASANNIFNTLLQFPRGETKAAPGLAESFDVSDDGLVYTFHLRKGVKWHTTRYFKPTRDFNADDVVFTFDRLANKENPFNKAYPVEFPYFTDMGLDKNIKRVEKIDDYTVKFTLNKNDASFTQTIAMPMVGSIYSKEYADKLLADGKAAMINQQPVGTGPFIFERYQKDAVIRYKANKEYWDKSDMPLVDNLIFAITKDASVRYQKVKAGECHVMSYPLPADVENMKKDKGINVLTIPGFNVGMIYYNTEKTPFDKVDVRVALDTAINKQAIIDAVYGGQGQLAPNPMPPTQWSFNKEIKVRDYDPEKAKELLAKAGFPDGFEATLWSLPVQRPYNPNGRLMAELVQADWAKIGVKVNITTFEWAEYLKRAKAGEHQMVMAGWTGDNGDPDNWLGNLFGCEAVGGSNYSRYCYEPFQKLLTEARQISDVAERTKLYEQAQVVFHEQMPGSPVGTSIVNVPTTSNVEGFKVSPLGAFQFTGVSVK; encoded by the coding sequence ATGAAGAAAACATCCACTATTTTAGTTGCCTCTCTTTTGATGGTTTTTGCTGGTACTGCTCATGCTGCTAATACTTTGGTGTACTGTTCTGAGGGAAGTCCTGCAGGTTTTGATTCTGCTCAATATACGGCAGGTACAGATTTTGATGCAAGTGCAAATAATATCTTTAATACGCTTTTACAGTTTCCTCGTGGTGAAACAAAGGCTGCTCCGGGCTTAGCAGAAAGTTTTGATGTATCTGATGATGGTTTAGTTTATACCTTTCATCTACGAAAAGGGGTGAAGTGGCATACAACACGTTATTTTAAACCTACTCGAGATTTTAATGCTGATGATGTTGTCTTTACTTTTGATCGTTTAGCCAATAAAGAAAATCCTTTTAATAAAGCCTATCCTGTTGAATTCCCTTATTTTACCGATATGGGGCTAGATAAGAATATTAAGCGTGTTGAAAAGATTGATGATTATACAGTGAAATTTACACTGAATAAAAATGATGCGTCATTTACACAAACAATCGCTATGCCTATGGTGGGTTCTATTTACTCAAAAGAATATGCGGATAAATTATTAGCAGATGGTAAAGCTGCAATGATTAATCAGCAACCTGTAGGGACTGGGCCTTTTATTTTTGAGCGTTATCAGAAAGATGCCGTTATTCGTTATAAAGCAAATAAAGAGTATTGGGATAAATCAGATATGCCACTTGTGGATAATCTTATTTTTGCCATTACAAAAGATGCTTCTGTTCGTTATCAAAAAGTAAAAGCAGGTGAGTGTCATGTGATGTCCTATCCTTTACCGGCAGATGTAGAGAATATGAAAAAAGATAAAGGGATTAATGTATTAACGATCCCTGGTTTTAATGTAGGTATGATTTACTACAATACTGAAAAAACACCTTTTGATAAAGTAGATGTTCGTGTTGCATTGGATACCGCTATCAATAAACAAGCAATTATTGATGCTGTTTATGGTGGTCAAGGTCAATTAGCCCCGAATCCTATGCCTCCTACTCAATGGTCTTTTAATAAAGAGATTAAAGTCCGTGATTATGATCCTGAAAAAGCGAAAGAATTATTAGCTAAAGCAGGTTTTCCTGATGGCTTTGAGGCAACCTTATGGTCACTACCTGTACAACGTCCTTATAACCCTAATGGTCGTCTAATGGCTGAATTAGTACAAGCAGACTGGGCAAAAATTGGTGTTAAGGTAAATATCACAACGTTTGAATGGGCAGAATATCTTAAACGTGCTAAAGCGGGTGAACACCAAATGGTAATGGCAGGCTGGACAGGCGATAATGGTGACCCAGATAACTGGTTAGGCAACTTATTTGGTTGTGAAGCCGTTGGTGGTAGCAATTATTCACGTTATTGTTATGAGCCTTTCCAAAAATTACTAACAGAAGCACGCCAAATTAGTGATGTTGCTGAGCGAACCAAATTATATGAACAAGCACAAGTGGTTTTCCATGAGCAAATGCCGGGTTCTCCTGTGGGAACATCTATTGTGAATGTACCGACAACCAGTAATGTGGAAGGATTTAAAGTAAGTCCATTAGGTGCATTTCAATTTACAGGTGTTAGTGTAAAATAG
- a CDS encoding fumarate hydratase, with product MATIIKESDLVQSIADAVQFISYYHPQDYIQHLARAYEKEQNPAAKDAIAQILTNSRMCAEGHRPICQDTGIVNVFLKIGTDVKLELTSTLQEACDEGVRQGYLNPDNKLRASVLTDPIFERKNTRDNTPCVLSVELVPGNTIDVQVAAKGGGSENKTKFAMLNPSDSIVDWVLKMVPQMGAGWCPPGMLGIGIGGTAEKAMLMAKQSLMEDINMYELLARGPQNKVEELRIELYEKVNALGIGAQGLGGLTTVLDVKINTYPTHAASKPIAMIPNCAATRHVHFVLDGSGVADLPIPSLDAWPKVQWAPDYNQSKQVNLDTLTKEEVASWKPGQTLLLNGKMLTGRDAAHKRIQDMLAKGEPLPVDFKNRVIYYVGPVDPVRDEVVGPAGPTTATRMDKFTEMMLANTGLIAMIGKAERGPVAIEAIQKHQSAYLMAVGGSAYLVSKAIRSAKVVGFEDLGMEAIYEFEVKDMPVTVAVDASGTSVHTTGPEKWQKIIRQNIKK from the coding sequence ATGGCTACGATTATTAAAGAAAGTGATTTGGTTCAATCAATTGCTGATGCAGTACAATTCATTAGTTATTATCACCCACAAGACTATATTCAACATCTTGCGCGTGCTTATGAAAAAGAGCAAAATCCTGCCGCTAAAGATGCCATTGCCCAAATTTTAACTAACTCTCGTATGTGTGCAGAGGGGCATCGTCCGATTTGTCAAGACACAGGAATTGTGAATGTATTTTTAAAAATAGGCACGGATGTTAAATTAGAATTAACATCAACATTGCAAGAAGCCTGTGATGAGGGGGTGCGTCAAGGTTATCTTAATCCTGATAATAAATTGCGTGCCTCTGTTTTAACGGATCCTATTTTTGAACGTAAAAATACCCGTGATAACACACCCTGTGTACTATCGGTAGAATTAGTTCCTGGCAATACTATTGATGTACAAGTGGCTGCTAAAGGGGGTGGTTCTGAAAATAAAACAAAATTTGCCATGTTAAATCCAAGTGATAGTATTGTGGATTGGGTATTAAAAATGGTTCCTCAAATGGGGGCAGGTTGGTGTCCTCCGGGTATGTTGGGTATTGGTATTGGGGGAACGGCTGAAAAAGCGATGCTGATGGCTAAGCAATCCCTAATGGAAGATATTAATATGTACGAGTTACTTGCTCGTGGCCCTCAAAATAAAGTGGAAGAATTACGTATTGAACTCTATGAGAAAGTTAATGCCTTAGGGATTGGTGCGCAAGGTTTAGGTGGTTTGACAACTGTGTTAGATGTTAAGATTAATACTTACCCAACACACGCTGCTTCTAAGCCGATTGCTATGATTCCAAACTGTGCGGCAACTCGTCATGTGCATTTTGTCCTTGATGGTAGTGGTGTGGCAGATTTACCCATTCCTTCATTAGATGCTTGGCCTAAAGTACAATGGGCGCCTGACTACAATCAATCTAAACAAGTTAATTTAGATACGTTAACGAAAGAAGAAGTGGCAAGCTGGAAACCCGGTCAAACGCTATTACTCAACGGTAAAATGCTAACAGGGCGTGATGCTGCACATAAGCGTATTCAAGATATGCTTGCTAAAGGTGAGCCACTTCCTGTCGATTTTAAAAATCGTGTCATTTATTATGTAGGGCCTGTCGATCCTGTGCGTGATGAGGTTGTAGGCCCTGCTGGTCCAACAACAGCAACCCGTATGGATAAGTTTACTGAAATGATGTTGGCAAATACAGGGCTTATTGCCATGATTGGTAAAGCAGAGCGTGGGCCTGTTGCTATTGAGGCGATTCAAAAACATCAATCTGCTTATTTAATGGCGGTTGGTGGTTCTGCTTATTTGGTGTCTAAGGCGATTCGTTCTGCTAAAGTTGTCGGTTTTGAAGATTTAGGAATGGAAGCGATTTATGAATTTGAGGTAAAAGATATGCCAGTAACCGTAGCCGTAGATGCATCGGGTACTTCTGTTCATACAACGGGTCCAGAGAAATGGCAAAAAATTATTCGCCAAAATATTAAAAAATAG
- the fumC gene encoding class II fumarate hydratase, whose product MSVTRIEHDTMGNVEVPSEAYWGAQTQRSKMNFKIGGETLPLPLIHAMALVKKAAAKTNASLSRIKPEQAELIIQAADDVLAGKFDQQFPLVVWQTGSGTQSNMNMNEVIANRANEIAGTGLAAYQPIHPNDHVNHAQSTNDSFPTAIHVAAAIEINRLLIPAVTTLRNTLAQKAEQFKDIVKIGRTHLQDATPLTLGQEFSGYVSQLDHSLVRIQDALKGLYELPLGGTAVGTGLNSHPDYAVKAAENLASLSGLPFVTAPNKFEALAGRDACVFASGALRTLAVSLNKIANDIRWLSSGPRCGLGEITIPENEPGSSIMPGKVNPTQCEAMTMVYCQVMGNDTTIGVAGASGNFELNVYMPVIAYNLLQSIRLLGDACNSFNDNCAVGIEPVKEKIDYFLHHSLMLVTALNRHIGYENAAKIAKTAYKNNQSLKETAIALNLLTAEQFDNLVKPEEMVSPK is encoded by the coding sequence ATGTCAGTAACTCGTATAGAACACGACACAATGGGTAATGTAGAAGTACCCAGTGAGGCATACTGGGGCGCACAAACTCAACGCAGTAAAATGAACTTTAAAATTGGGGGTGAAACACTTCCTCTTCCCCTTATTCATGCAATGGCGCTGGTTAAAAAGGCAGCAGCCAAAACTAATGCCTCTTTATCACGCATCAAACCAGAACAAGCAGAATTAATTATTCAAGCCGCTGATGATGTACTTGCGGGTAAATTTGATCAACAATTTCCTCTTGTCGTATGGCAGACAGGCTCTGGTACACAATCTAATATGAATATGAATGAAGTGATTGCCAACCGTGCCAATGAAATTGCAGGAACAGGTTTAGCAGCCTATCAACCGATCCACCCTAACGATCATGTCAATCATGCTCAATCAACCAATGATTCCTTTCCAACCGCTATTCATGTCGCTGCGGCTATCGAAATCAACCGCTTACTAATCCCTGCTGTTACCACTCTCAGAAATACATTAGCCCAAAAAGCAGAACAGTTTAAAGATATAGTTAAAATTGGTCGTACGCATCTTCAAGATGCCACTCCTCTCACGCTAGGGCAAGAATTTTCTGGTTATGTGAGCCAATTAGACCATAGTTTAGTACGTATTCAAGATGCATTAAAAGGTTTATATGAATTGCCATTAGGTGGTACAGCAGTAGGAACAGGTCTTAATAGCCACCCAGACTATGCCGTTAAAGCCGCTGAAAACTTAGCTTCTCTTTCTGGCTTACCCTTTGTGACTGCTCCCAATAAATTTGAAGCCCTTGCTGGTCGTGATGCTTGCGTTTTTGCATCAGGTGCTTTACGCACATTAGCGGTTAGTTTAAATAAAATTGCCAATGATATTCGCTGGTTATCCAGTGGGCCTCGTTGTGGCTTAGGTGAAATCACAATCCCTGAAAATGAACCCGGCTCTTCTATTATGCCGGGCAAAGTCAATCCTACCCAATGTGAAGCAATGACGATGGTCTATTGCCAAGTGATGGGGAATGATACAACAATTGGTGTGGCAGGTGCTTCTGGTAATTTTGAGCTTAATGTTTATATGCCAGTCATTGCTTATAATCTTTTACAGTCTATCCGTTTATTGGGTGATGCGTGCAATAGCTTTAATGATAATTGTGCGGTAGGCATTGAACCGGTTAAAGAAAAAATTGATTATTTTCTTCATCACTCATTAATGTTAGTAACAGCACTTAACCGCCATATCGGTTATGAAAATGCCGCCAAAATTGCTAAAACGGCTTATAAAAATAATCAGTCGCTCAAAGAAACGGCTATTGCACTGAATTTACTCACTGCCGAGCAGTTTGATAATTTGGTAAAACCTGAAGAAATGGTATCACCCAAATAA
- a CDS encoding alcohol dehydrogenase catalytic domain-containing protein, with protein sequence MKAVVIYEAGGTDKLIYQEVPKPKFKKGWSLIKVKGFGINRSEIFTRKGYSPDVKFPRILGIECVGIVEQSEKFEIGTKIVSIMGEMGRAFDGSYAEYVLLPNEQIYPIESNLSWELLAAIPETYYTAYGSFINLRIIEEDKILVRGASSATGIAFCNLTKARFPKIKVYGSTQNISKREVLLKSGFDEIFEDKGYILQTEEKFNKILELIGPRSIKDSIKHLNRFGIVCSTGQLGEQWFLKDFDPIIELKNDIYLTTFYSGIVDSLRLNEMLDFINKYNVMANPNKIFKLDEIHKAHQYIESKNSFGKVVCIV encoded by the coding sequence ATGAAAGCAGTAGTCATTTATGAAGCTGGAGGAACAGATAAGCTGATATATCAGGAAGTTCCAAAACCAAAATTTAAAAAAGGTTGGTCTTTAATAAAAGTAAAAGGATTTGGAATAAATCGATCTGAAATTTTTACAAGAAAAGGATATTCCCCTGATGTTAAATTTCCACGAATACTAGGGATTGAATGTGTTGGCATTGTGGAGCAGAGCGAAAAGTTTGAAATAGGAACAAAAATAGTATCAATAATGGGGGAAATGGGGAGAGCGTTTGATGGAAGTTATGCAGAGTATGTGCTACTTCCTAATGAACAAATTTATCCAATAGAAAGTAATTTATCATGGGAGTTATTAGCTGCCATACCTGAAACTTACTATACAGCTTATGGTTCTTTTATAAATCTTAGAATAATAGAAGAAGATAAGATATTAGTTAGAGGAGCAAGTAGTGCGACTGGAATAGCTTTTTGTAACTTGACAAAGGCACGATTTCCAAAAATTAAAGTCTATGGAAGTACTCAAAATATATCCAAAAGGGAAGTATTGCTTAAAAGCGGTTTTGATGAAATTTTTGAGGATAAGGGATATATACTACAAACAGAGGAGAAATTTAACAAAATACTTGAATTAATAGGTCCTCGATCAATTAAGGATTCTATTAAACATCTTAATCGTTTTGGCATTGTTTGTAGTACGGGACAACTTGGAGAACAGTGGTTTTTAAAAGATTTTGATCCCATAATAGAACTCAAGAATGATATATATTTGACAACATTTTATTCAGGGATTGTTGATTCTTTAAGATTAAACGAAATGCTCGATTTTATAAATAAGTATAATGTTATGGCAAATCCTAATAAAATTTTTAAGTTAGATGAAATTCACAAAGCGCATCAATATATAGAGAGTAAAAACAGTTTTGGAAAAGTAGTGTGTATTGTCTGA
- a CDS encoding ABC transporter ATP-binding protein, which yields MIKYQNVSLYKANNAILQNLTFEIKAQEFFVLIGPSGSGKTTTIKLINRLIEQTDGDILFQGKRLKDFDLRELRLETGYVLQQIALFPNLTVEENIALIPDMKKWNKTDTLNKTKILLSKVGLNPTHYLHRLPHELSGGERQRVGILRAIIANPKVLLMDEPFSALDPISRAQLQELIKTLHQEYQMTTVFVTHDMEEALKLADRICLMKAGKIIQIGTPEELHHQPASTFVSDFIQKRKM from the coding sequence ATGATTAAATACCAAAATGTCTCTTTATATAAGGCAAATAATGCTATCTTACAAAACTTAACCTTTGAGATTAAAGCACAAGAATTCTTTGTCTTAATTGGACCTAGTGGTAGTGGTAAAACAACGACCATCAAACTGATTAATCGTCTTATTGAACAAACCGATGGTGATATTCTTTTTCAGGGAAAACGTCTAAAAGACTTTGATTTAAGGGAATTACGACTAGAAACAGGCTATGTTTTACAACAAATTGCATTATTTCCTAATTTAACAGTAGAAGAAAATATTGCTCTTATTCCTGATATGAAAAAATGGAATAAGACAGACACCCTAAATAAAACAAAAATATTACTTAGTAAAGTTGGGTTAAATCCCACTCATTATCTGCATCGCTTACCCCATGAATTATCAGGTGGTGAACGTCAGCGAGTGGGTATTTTAAGAGCCATTATTGCAAACCCCAAGGTTTTACTCATGGATGAACCCTTTTCAGCCCTTGACCCTATTAGTCGAGCACAGTTACAAGAACTCATTAAAACACTACATCAAGAATACCAAATGACAACCGTATTCGTTACACACGATATGGAAGAAGCATTAAAACTAGCCGATAGAATTTGCTTAATGAAAGCAGGAAAAATCATACAAATTGGTACCCCAGAAGAATTACATCATCAGCCTGCCAGTACCTTCGTAAGTGATTTTATTCAAAAAAGGAAAATGTAA
- a CDS encoding ABC transporter permease/substrate-binding protein: MNQLITSFLERYPQWLTALFEHLQISLLSLIIAITIAVPLGLLLSRNKPLSEWSLQITGIFQTIPSLALLGLFIPFLGIGTLPAVVALVIYAIFPILQGTLTGLATIDPYLEEAATAFGMNKWEKLKKFELALAMPILMAGIRTASIMIIGTATLAALIGAGGLGSFILLGIDRSDSGLILIGAISSALLAILFSSVIRFLQNKKPRTILIAFILSLLSLNIHFLLKTPSSSPSLIIAGKLGAEPEILMNMYKILIEDQTNLSVEVRPNFGKTSFLFEALKSGSIDIYPEYTGTITTTLLKNPPSDLSNNPNEVYTYAQKAILAQDNLVYLKPMKFQNTYALAVQEDYAKTNHLTTISNLKYIQKSAIAGFSLEFNDRKDGNIGLKERYGLHLNVKTMDPALRYEAIKNGNIQIAEVFSTDSKLITYQLKVLEDDKGLFPPYQAAPLLAKATLEKYPELEDILNQLADKVSTQEMSQMNYTVDVVGKPAYQVAKEYLEKEGLVKSIQHQ, translated from the coding sequence ATGAATCAATTGATAACAAGTTTTTTAGAGCGTTATCCTCAATGGCTAACCGCCCTATTTGAACATTTACAGATTTCTTTACTTTCCTTAATTATTGCCATTACTATCGCTGTACCACTTGGTTTATTACTATCACGGAACAAACCACTCAGTGAATGGAGTTTACAGATAACAGGCATTTTTCAAACCATTCCTTCCTTAGCCCTACTCGGTCTTTTTATCCCCTTTTTGGGTATTGGTACATTGCCTGCTGTAGTCGCATTGGTTATTTATGCCATTTTTCCTATCCTACAAGGAACACTAACTGGGTTAGCCACAATTGATCCCTATTTAGAAGAAGCAGCAACTGCCTTTGGTATGAATAAATGGGAAAAGCTAAAGAAATTTGAATTAGCCTTAGCTATGCCTATCCTTATGGCAGGTATCCGAACCGCTTCTATCATGATTATTGGTACAGCTACCCTTGCTGCCTTAATTGGAGCAGGTGGGTTAGGCTCATTTATCTTATTAGGTATTGATCGTAGTGATTCAGGACTTATTTTAATTGGTGCTATATCCTCTGCCTTACTCGCTATTCTTTTTAGTAGTGTCATTCGATTCTTACAAAATAAAAAACCTCGTACAATATTAATTGCTTTTATCCTTAGCTTACTTAGTTTAAATATACACTTTCTACTAAAAACCCCATCAAGTAGCCCCTCTCTTATCATTGCAGGAAAACTCGGTGCAGAACCTGAAATTCTGATGAATATGTATAAGATATTGATTGAAGATCAAACCAATCTATCCGTAGAAGTAAGACCTAATTTTGGAAAAACAAGTTTTCTATTTGAAGCACTTAAATCAGGGAGTATTGATATTTATCCCGAATACACGGGAACCATCACTACAACGTTATTAAAAAATCCACCCTCAGACTTATCCAACAATCCCAATGAAGTCTATACTTATGCTCAAAAAGCAATTTTGGCGCAAGATAACTTGGTGTACTTAAAACCCATGAAATTCCAAAATACCTATGCCCTTGCCGTACAAGAAGACTATGCAAAAACAAACCATTTAACAACTATTTCTAATTTAAAGTATATTCAGAAGAGTGCTATTGCTGGTTTCTCTTTAGAGTTTAACGATCGTAAAGATGGCAATATAGGTCTAAAAGAACGCTATGGGCTACACCTTAATGTCAAAACAATGGATCCTGCCCTTCGCTATGAAGCCATTAAAAATGGAAACATTCAGATTGCCGAAGTATTCTCAACAGATAGCAAACTCATTACCTATCAACTCAAGGTGTTAGAAGATGATAAAGGGCTTTTCCCACCCTATCAAGCTGCTCCATTATTAGCAAAAGCAACACTTGAAAAATACCCTGAACTAGAAGATATACTAAACCAACTAGCAGATAAAGTATCCACACAAGAAATGAGCCAAATGAACTATACCGTTGATGTCGTTGGAAAACCTGCCTACCAAGTTGCTAAAGAGTATTTAGAAAAGGAAGGTTTAGTAAAAAGTATTCAACACCAATAA
- a CDS encoding zeta toxin family protein, with the protein MNSLILEGYSVTDDVEKKFKDVWSDLLLGQTLSTSNNPKIVLLGGQPGAGKAFGSKKVIDELNGNVLVINGDDYRHYHSRYEDIYKVHNKEASKYTGDFAGLMVSKVRDEAIKHRFNVIIEGTFRTIETPLKELNKFKENAYCTEVIICTCPKDISWQSTIERGDKDLKAGGIPRYTPKEHHDLVVACLAKNVDAIVKTRLVNRLRVFNREKMLFDSVLDTQQMPSDVIEVELNRTYINT; encoded by the coding sequence ATGAATAGTTTAATCTTAGAGGGGTATTCCGTTACAGATGATGTAGAAAAGAAATTTAAAGATGTATGGAGTGATTTACTATTAGGGCAGACTCTTTCTACGTCAAATAATCCTAAGATAGTGTTATTAGGGGGTCAGCCCGGAGCAGGAAAAGCCTTTGGTAGTAAGAAGGTGATTGATGAGTTAAATGGTAATGTCCTTGTGATTAATGGTGATGATTATAGGCATTATCATAGTCGTTATGAAGATATTTATAAAGTCCATAATAAAGAGGCTTCTAAATATACTGGTGATTTTGCAGGTTTAATGGTAAGTAAAGTAAGGGATGAAGCTATAAAGCATCGGTTTAATGTGATTATTGAAGGGACATTTAGAACAATTGAAACTCCCTTAAAAGAACTCAATAAATTTAAAGAAAATGCTTATTGTACAGAGGTGATTATTTGCACTTGTCCTAAAGATATAAGCTGGCAAAGCACTATTGAGAGAGGGGATAAAGATTTAAAAGCGGGTGGAATTCCTCGATACACACCAAAAGAACATCATGATTTAGTAGTGGCTTGTTTAGCAAAAAATGTAGATGCAATAGTTAAGACAAGATTAGTTAATCGGCTTAGGGTTTTTAATCGTGAAAAAATGTTGTTTGACTCAGTACTAGATACACAACAAATGCCAAGTGATGTGATTGAGGTAGAGCTAAATAGAACATACATTAATACCTAG
- the glyQ gene encoding glycine--tRNA ligase subunit alpha has protein sequence MLTFQQIILTLQNYWGEQGCALLQPYDMEVGAGTSHTATFLRAIGPEPWFAAYVQPSRRPKDGRYGENPNRLQHYYQFQVVLKPAPQNILDLYIGSLKALGINPQEHDIRFVEDDWENPTLGAWGLGWEVWLNGMEVTQFTYFQQVGGLDCSITTGEITYGVERIAMYLQNVESVYDLVWTIRPNGDKIYYRDVFHQNEVEQSTYNFEYANTEVLFQHFNDYEAQAQQLMALENPLALPAYEQVLKAAHTFNLLDARNAISVTERASYIGRIRNLSRAVAQCYYLSREKLGFPMLEVK, from the coding sequence ATGCTTACATTTCAACAAATTATTCTCACCCTACAAAACTATTGGGGTGAACAAGGTTGCGCCTTACTACAACCCTATGATATGGAAGTAGGTGCTGGTACATCACATACAGCTACTTTTTTAAGAGCCATTGGTCCAGAACCTTGGTTTGCAGCTTATGTTCAACCATCACGCCGCCCCAAAGATGGACGATACGGAGAAAACCCCAATCGTTTACAACATTATTATCAATTTCAAGTTGTTCTTAAACCAGCCCCACAGAATATTTTAGATCTTTACATTGGCTCACTAAAAGCACTAGGGATTAATCCACAAGAACATGATATTCGTTTTGTAGAAGATGACTGGGAAAATCCCACACTGGGTGCATGGGGCTTAGGCTGGGAAGTTTGGTTAAATGGTATGGAAGTTACACAATTTACCTATTTCCAACAAGTCGGCGGATTAGATTGCTCTATTACGACAGGTGAAATCACGTATGGAGTAGAACGTATCGCCATGTACCTTCAAAATGTAGAGAGTGTATATGATCTCGTATGGACTATTCGCCCTAATGGGGACAAAATTTACTACCGTGATGTATTCCATCAAAACGAAGTAGAACAATCTACCTATAACTTTGAATATGCCAATACAGAAGTCCTCTTTCAACACTTTAATGATTATGAGGCACAGGCACAGCAACTCATGGCATTAGAAAATCCACTTGCCTTACCCGCTTATGAACAAGTGCTCAAAGCCGCACATACCTTTAACTTACTAGATGCACGTAATGCCATCAGCGTAACAGAAAGAGCAAGCTATATTGGACGTATTCGTAATCTATCTCGTGCTGTTGCACAATGCTATTATCTTTCCCGAGAAAAACTGGGCTTCCCTATGTTGGAGGTAAAATAA